From the Flavobacterium gyeonganense genome, the window ATACAAAGGTGAGAAAAGTAATTCTGGTTATGATGATGGCAAATTCTGGAGAGATACACGTGCTTACATTTCGTATCAGTTGCTAAACAAAAACAGTTTAGGCAAGTTTTTGGATATAAGTGTACTGGATGAATTGAAAATGGAGAATATCACGATATTGATTAATGATAAACCAGCGGAGGTAATTTCTGTAGATGACAAAACGATTAGGTTAAATATTGATAAAATTCAGACAATCAATATTAAAATCACCGCTAAGAATGGAGCTAAGAGCCCAAGGTTTTATCAATTAAGAATTGTCAAAAACTAGAAAGTAGTGTGCTAAATTTAGTTGCAAGTAAAAAAGAATAAAAATACTACGATACGTTTTAACGCTAAAAAGCATCATTATGAAAAATATATATCACATCTTATTATTGAGTTTTATTACGCTGTCTCTGGTAAACGCACAGGAAAAAAAGCACATAATCCGGTAATTTTTGCAGATGTGCCTGATTTGTCTATGATTAGGGTAGGAGATACGTATTACATGAGCAGCACTACAATGCACATGAATCCTGGAGTGCCCATTATGAAATCAAAGGATTTGATAAACTGGAAACTGGTTAGTTATGCATATGAAGTGCTGGAAAACGATGGTGATAAACTGAATCTGGATAATGAAAAAAATGATTATGGGCGTGGCTCATGGGCAAGCAGTCTTCGTTATCATAACGGAACTTATTATGTAAGCACTTTTTCGGGAACAACTGGTAAAACCTATATATTTTCAACAAAAGATATTGAAAAAGGGCCTTGGAAAAGAATTGTTTTAAATAATTCTTACCATGACCATTCACTTTTATTTGATGATGATGGTAAGGTTTACCTTGTTTGGGGTGCAGGAAAAATTCAAATTATAGAATTACAAAATGACCTTTTAGCTGTTAAAGAAGAAACAAAAAGAGTTTTAATCGAAAATGCACATGCGCCTGCAGGAGACAATATAATGCTGCCGTCAGAAGGCTCTCAGCTTTTTAAAATTAAAGGCAAATATTATTTGTTTAATATTTGCTGGCCAAAAGGAGGGATGCGTACCGTAGTAATACATCGGGCAGATAAAATAACGGGTCCTTGGGAAGGTAGAATAGGCTTGCAGGATTTAGGCGTTGCGCAAGGCGGACTTATCGATACGCCTGATGGAAAATGGTATTCTTACTTGTTTAGAGATTACGGTGGTGTTGGCCGTATTCCTTATCTGGTTCCTGTAAAATGGGAAAATGACTGGCCTGTATTGGGAGAAAATGGAAAAGTGCCTGAATATTTGGATTTACCAGCAAATAAAAGCCTTATTCCGGGTATTGTGAACTCTGATGATTTTACAAGAAAAAATGGCAAAAATGAGTTGCCGTTAGTTTGGCAGTGGAATCATAATCCTGATAATTCACTTTGGTCCCTAAATGAGAGAAAAGGGTATTTAAGGTTAAAAACAGGCAGAATAGATAATAGTTTTTTGCAGGCTAAGAATACTTTAACTCAAAGAACTTTTGGCCCCGAATGTTCCGCATCTATACTGATAGATATATCTAAAATGAAAGAGGGTGATATTTCCGGACTTTCATTATTGCAGAAAGATTTCGGTTTTGTAGCTGTAAAAGTGGAAAATGGTGTCAAAAAAATGATAATGACAGCTGCTGAAAAAGGAATTACAAAAGAAATTGAAAGTGTTTCTTTAAATCAGGATAAAATATATTTTAAAGCAGAATGTAATTTCAAAGACAGGGCTGATACAGGAAGATTTTTTTACAGTCTGGACGGAAAAAAATGGATCAGCATTGGTAATGCAATAAAATTACCTTACACCATTCCGCATTTTATGGGATACCGATTCGGGCTATTCAATTATGCTACAAAAAATACTGGAGGTTTTGTAGATTTTGATTATTTCAATATTGATGATAAAATTTCAAAGGCAAATTAATTTCCTTGCTTTTTCTAAAACATAGCTATTAACTCTCTGAAACCAAAATATGAAAATCAATAATCTCATCATTATAACATTATTTTCAATATTCAGCCTAAATGCACAGCAATATCCTTTTCAGAATCCTTCTCTGAGCTCAGAGCAAAGGGCTAAGGATTTAATTTCAAGATTGACACTTGAAGAAAAAGCAGTATTGATGTGCGATCAGTCTGATGCTATTCCGAGACTTGGCATTAAAAAGTTTAACTGGTGGAGTGAGGCATTACATGGTTATGCCAATAATGATAATGTAACTGTTTTTCCGGAACCTATTGGTATGGCTGCCTCATTTGACGATCAGTTTGTTTATCGTGTTTTTGATGCAGTATCAGATGAAGCAAGGGCAAAATACAATCAGTGGATTCAGAACGGAAACGAAAATAAACGTTTTTTAAGCCTCTCAGTATGGACTCCTAATGTCAATATTTTTAGGGATCCGCGTTGGGGCCGTGGTCAGGAAACCTATGGAGAAGATCCTTATCTTACTTCCCGAATGGGAATTTCTGTGGTTAAAGGATTACAAGGGCCGGCAGATGCTAAATACCGTAAACTTTTAGCGTGTGCAAAACACTATGCCGTTCACTCCGGACCAGAATGGAGCAGACATGAACTGAATCTCAATAATGTAAATCCACGCGAATTATACGAAACTTATCTGCCTGCCTTCAAATCGTTAGTACAGGATGCAGATGTACGTCAGGTAATGTGTGCCTATCAGCGTCTGGACGATGAACCCTGTTGCAGCAATACCCGTCTTTTGCAGCGTATTTTGCGTGACGAATGGGGGTTTAAATATTTAGTTGTTTCAGACTGTGGAGCAGTCACTGATTTTTACACCACCCATAAAGTTTCATCAGATGCAGTGCATGCCGCGTCTAAAGCTGTACTTGCAGGAACTGACGTAGAATGTGTTTGGGAAAAATATCCTTTTAAAGAACTCCCAAAGGCTGTAGCAAAAGATTTAATCAAAGAATCAGATATTGATAAAAGCCTTCTTCGTGTTTTAACAGGCCGTTTTGATTTGGGGGAAATGGATGATGATGCAATTGTACCGTGGACAAAAATTCCTGCATCGGTTCTGAATAATAAAGAACATCAGCAGTTAGCACTTGAAATGGCTCAGAAAACAATGACGCTTTTGCAAAATAAAAACAACATTCTTCCTTTAAATAACGTCGCTGGAAAGATTGCATTGATAGGCCCAAATGCTGATAACGAG encodes:
- a CDS encoding glycoside hydrolase 43 family protein, whose amino-acid sequence is MQVKKNKNTTIRFNAKKHHYEKYISHLIIEFYYAVSGKRTGKKAHNPVIFADVPDLSMIRVGDTYYMSSTTMHMNPGVPIMKSKDLINWKLVSYAYEVLENDGDKLNLDNEKNDYGRGSWASSLRYHNGTYYVSTFSGTTGKTYIFSTKDIEKGPWKRIVLNNSYHDHSLLFDDDGKVYLVWGAGKIQIIELQNDLLAVKEETKRVLIENAHAPAGDNIMLPSEGSQLFKIKGKYYLFNICWPKGGMRTVVIHRADKITGPWEGRIGLQDLGVAQGGLIDTPDGKWYSYLFRDYGGVGRIPYLVPVKWENDWPVLGENGKVPEYLDLPANKSLIPGIVNSDDFTRKNGKNELPLVWQWNHNPDNSLWSLNERKGYLRLKTGRIDNSFLQAKNTLTQRTFGPECSASILIDISKMKEGDISGLSLLQKDFGFVAVKVENGVKKMIMTAAEKGITKEIESVSLNQDKIYFKAECNFKDRADTGRFFYSLDGKKWISIGNAIKLPYTIPHFMGYRFGLFNYATKNTGGFVDFDYFNIDDKISKAN